From a region of the Daphnia pulicaria isolate SC F1-1A chromosome 1, SC_F0-13Bv2, whole genome shotgun sequence genome:
- the LOC124316350 gene encoding trypsin beta-like: MKLGTAISIFLCCLLHNALAGENVINDQERILGGTKAREGEFPFVVSITTNGEHLCAGFIYNQRFIVTTVTCVQNLSPSQVSVVVGQLSLISSTEPYERRYQVVSIIPHENYDANLGLNNLAVIETSSSMAFTAGHVDFICYNEDNTTFPEATVMGWGATQEGGLPSIDLLKASVTISTECVVYGSEEYQPNYMICAGSDTASPCHYDEGSPLVQDNIVVGVASRNTGCKELFLPTLYTRLSSYYAWLNRNAGQQPPACSAA; encoded by the exons ATGAAACTGGGGActgccatttccatttttctctgcTGTCTTCTCCATAACGCTTTAGCAG GAGAAAATGTGATAAATGACCAAGAGCGAATTTTAGGAGGAACTAAAGCTAGAGAAGGAGAATTCCCATTTGTCGTTTCCATCACGACAAACGGTGAGCACCTCTGCGCCGGATTCATTTACAATCAGCGATTTATCGTCACGACAGTCACATgcgtccaaaa TTTGTCACCGTCGcaagtttcagttgttgtAGGACAATTGTCTCTCATCTCCAGCACCGAGCCGTACGAGCGTCGATATCAAGTCGTCAGCATTATTCCACACGAGAACTATGACGCGAATCTCGGCTTGAATAATCTGGCAGTCATCGAG ACATCTTCGTCAATGGCATTCACTGCGGGCCATGTCGACTTCATCTGCTACAACGAAGATAACACGACTTTTCCAGAAGCTACTGTCATGGGCTGGGGCGCTACTCAG GAAGGAGGATTGCCTTCGATTGATTTACTGAAAGCCAGCGTTACTATATCGACCGAGTGCGTTGTCTACGGTAGCGAAGAGTATCAACCCAACTACATGATCTGCGCAGGTAGTGATACTGCCAGTCCTTGTCACTACGACGAAGGGTCGCCGCTAGTTCAAGACAATATCGTCGTCGGAGTTGCATCGAGAAATACAGGATGCAAAGAGCTATTCTTGCCGACACTTTATACTCGACTGTCCTCTTATTATGCGTGGTTGAACCGGAATGCTGGCCAACAACCGCCGGCTTGCAGTGCAgcctaa